The nucleotide window TGCCACAAAATGCTGACATGACAATTAACATTGCAACAACAACGCAAAATTGCATTAAACATACGAATAAAGGGCAGAAAGAAAAGGAGAGCCTTAAAGAATGCATTTCTCACTaacactaacaacaacaaacacataTTACATATACTTGTATCAAAAAAACACTAGTTGTCTCTTTCTATTCCATGTTAAGCTTAACCATGAACAAAACTTATTGGATTTTAATGAGTTTTCATGTAAGcaagaaaaagaaacaaaaaaaaacaaagaaaaacaagtaagaaagtatggtcggtcaagcctgccagataataccctacactaagtaaaatttcaataatttatatttttgagtgattttcggaagtggggttatatggtggctatgaccaattatggaccgatcaccatgaaattaggtcgtctgatttatgtctatattaaagttaactatgttgaattttgtgtgtttaccaaaatttttaagcgatttatgcatgttaaagtgattttcggaagcgggtctatatgggagctatgactaattatggaccgatcgtaaaaaaatttggtgacatgaattttgtgtatacaaaactaatttggagcggaatttgtggagatacatatataaattaaacatttatgaccgataaagtccaatttcgagaggacatatGTATgagagctaggtgaaataatagaccgatttcagccagtttcaataggcttggcccttgagccaaaaaaataatatgtaccaaatttcatcgaaatatcttcaaaattgcgacctgtactctgcgcacaaggtttacatggacagccagccgaccagacggacggacggacatcgcttaatcgactcagaaagtaattctaagtcgatcggtatactttaaggtggatgttagactaatatttttgggcgttacaaacatctacacaaacgcatataataccctccccactatggtggtgtagggtataaatagttatagaacaaaaattgggaaaattttcctaattcctttaaaatgttatagcaatttacctttttttcacaaaaatgtagcaatatttaaaagtttatgtTGATTTTTTCAGGGTTATAGCAacacttaattaaattttttaggtttttttactacgtcaatttatttttctttacaacacaataattttcttctttaattattcaaattgttacacttaataatacaaaattaattttttattttacaaaattttctttgttcaacttttattataatttaaacactTGCACgttttatttggcaatttttattgggttttttcaatttaaaacttttaactaaaatttatctattttttcatattatttatgccaacaaaatttctaaacatttatttaaattagaaattttttttttattaaaagtacaaAAGAAAATGTCCAGTTTTTCTCGCAACGAGAACGAACGTACTttctttgtaaaatttataaaacaaatgatAATAAAAGAGAGAGTATGTGCAATTGGGAGAAGGTGAAATAGACAAGAATTCAATGAACGGCAAATATAATCATCTCTTTTTAACTAATTGCTGTGAAAGGGGCAAATCCGCAGGAGAGAAAGAGACAGCTAGTGTTGCGATTTTCGTTTAATAAGAATTAagcaaaagaaaatgaaaataaaacagaaatgtCAATAATCTAATATCAGCTGTGTTCAGTTGGTTTATTAAGCAGGGTTGTATTTAGTTAACAGAGTTGTGTTTAAAAGAAATACACTGGAagaaattttacctttaaaatataatttcttgaGATACTTGACTGACTCacttagatttattaaatttaaaagtatatatgtatatttacagcttaccctgtctatacttgacaaatatttatcataacaataaatgacatttgttgtcaagacaatgTTGTCTTatcaaaagcactaacaattttgtcataacgaagcaataatactaataaatggagactatacctgatttatcatgatacaaatttatcaagTGTAGACAGGgagttaatttttttgcaaattaatgcTCTTAACTTgaaaaataaggtttttttttaattattttaattatttttatttaatataaatattgtacaGAGGGTTAATCACgaaatttttagtattaaataagtatttatgagataatttttaaagtatttatgttctatagctgaaatttcaataaaaatcctCTAGAGGAGTTTTGACTATAAAATTTTggggtaaaattttaattaggaAAAATCGATATtatggaaattaaaaataaataagaattccaattaaatttttgtcatataattgtttttaattaaaattctctAACATTTTCTCTCTCATAGTTTTTACTAAAGCATTAAATCGCCCTTTTGAATTTGTAATTTTCTGAACTTTCTACCTTTTCTTACttaattaaaactataaaaaatacattactTTCGTCTGcgcaaaaaaaacaacacacacacacaaaaagaaattcaaatgcaaagaatttcattaaaaattctagACTcgtttgttttttgacattaatttttgtttgttttgcatttgaaaaaagCAGCAATACGTTTccagtttttaatgaattcCATTTGGCTTATGTACCCACAAATATTACATTATATACAAGACCATTGTTTTAGTAAATAAAGATCTCTCTGCTAACATTGACTgcaaaaagaaattattatcaATTCCAATGAAAAACCATTTATCAATTTTTACAGCACCCCAGGGTTTTTAAGCGCGCGCTACAATAATATACACAGAGCCAGCTGGACAGACGTACATACACATATTTTTTGCTGACGCCAGAGAAATTgaggaaagaaaataaaaacgacAGCAGCAGACGCAGCGCAGCATGTGTTTAAAGAAGGTCTTTGAATTTTCATTAGATGGTGTGGTAAATGGTTGTGTGGATGTATTGTGGTCATTATGGAAAAGCAAAATTAAAAGGAAACCATCATACAAAAAGAGAAATTGGCAAAAATAATGTCATGTTCCTCAATTTCCCTTGCCTTCTTTTCCCCCTTTCTCCTACAAAGCTGATTAACAGTAAATCAAGTCCAAAACATCTCAGTTCCAACCTTGTGAAATTTCGTTATGATATCTTCAatagtaaattattatttttcaataatttagaaattttctaaTTACGAAATTTATCTCTTTGGTTAGAGAAAAATCGATCAGCAAGTTCAACGCCCTAAATAACCATTAGAGCTCTATAATTTGCGcccaataaaacaacaacaaaaataacgttaccataacaacaacaaatgtcattCATTGAGTTTTCTTcgatttgtttttcttatttttttatcattgtTTTCACCATCTGGTATCATacctattgaaaaatatttctatcACATAATGTAACCAGCtgctatttattattgtttagaaAAATCAGCTAACCAATcttattaaaacaattatgtACATGACTTTTAACTTCTATTTACTTTTCTTAATTCGTTTtgtcccaaaaaaaatacaaatttccacACCCCCTTTTAAAAAACACTTTCCTTTATCTTGTTTGCTTTTCCTCTTACCTTCTTTCAGTTTTTAGccttttcttattatttttccttttattttctttatactttctttaattttcttaattgtttcgcaaaaaaatcaataaaatttgtaatttatattgaaaactatataaaaaatggaGGTTTACTGCTGAAAACAGTTAAAACACGCCATAATTATGACAGAGATGACAGTTAACACACAAACACATGTATAGATATGTATAAAGAAACAAGTTTTTCAAAAgcaaaacaaactaaaagaaAACACCGTTTCTAGAGAGAAAAACAAAGAGagagatataaaaataaacaacaacaaagtaaAGAGCaataaaccaaaataataaaagcaaTTACAACAATTGTAATGCTGGGTATACACGAtactatttttcgtactaatcgtagtatgagttgaagtacgattttgtgatagacgttactacaaatcgtactatttcctttgaaaaaaatgacaagtaataaaaatatcacaaaaatcaaaaatttttgattttcatacttcgttagtacgacaacatgatacacgttactaatttcatacttatacgatttatcgtacgacttatcgtaacgtgtatacctagcataataaatagaaaataaaaataataattcataccaaaaatttacatatattttgtggtttacacacaaatttaTCTTAGGCACAGTGTAATAATTGGTTGTTGTTCATTTATTCTTctcttattttctttattttgttgtttttgctgcaAAAAGTGTATGTATCTAAACATCAGGCTTGGAAAATGGTTATCTTTGtgctttggttttttaattttgaaaaattgtatttcagttCTTACAATATTGGTTAAATTTGGatacattttcttaatttaagcaatttaaaagACTTTACTAATGTTTATTTTCGTAACAAGAAGCTTTTAACTCATTTTTGTGTTTGCTAGCAACAATAACGTTCATTTTCCATCCCTGAAACAGTGGATACATACAGAAAAACACAAGTGTAAACAAACCTACCTGCTGCATAGGGCGTTGGTTCAACGAACTCGATCAAATAGCTGGACTTCACACCAACTGATTACAATTGGATCGAACAACTGTCGGCTGATATACCAAACTATCCCCCCAGGCCTTTATTTCAAGCATTCAGTGAGTTTTTTTGTGAAAGTCGAAATCATGTCTCTGCCGGAGGACGACACATTGTGGCCGTATGCTTGAAACGGCTAAAATAGGACGAAAACAAAAGAATGTGGAGGCTGGATAGGCGTCAACTAACTCAACAAAATCTTTTAAAGCAAGCTAATTTAGTGGGCGACTTGCTCCAACCCGTGCAACTTTTGCGATTGGATACTAGAACATTTGAGGAGCTTTTGAGCCTGATTAAACGAGAAACAAAACACTCTTAAGCCTAATGCTACAACGGCAAGTGAACGTTTGTTAACAACGCTGCAATACCTGGCCACTGGTAAACATTTTGAGGATCATAAGGTAACTAGTGGTGCTGGAAACTTGAAAAAAACACCTAAAGGTTAGTACAccgaatttctttttaatttttataacaaattttatattttattgactGCATtcttacaaatatgtatgtactcttaaattaaacttaaaattaagttcaCAGTTGGTAGGTAGATAGATATTCtttgtaaagaaataaaataattcactaTTTACAGGTTTCTAAATCCCAAAAATATCATTAGTTTCAATAGTAACGATTTCCTCCTTTGGCTCTGTAAACGCGGGTGAAGACTGTATGTGGTAGACGGTACCTATGTTGGTTAGACCAGTGTTTGTGTTGAGTAAGCCCAATTCAGCATTGAACATGACCTCGTTAATAACTCGTTCGGCAATTATACGTTGCATTCGTTCCATTTTTGAGAGCTTCTGACCCCAGACATTGGCCATTTGCTGGCTAGTATCTGGTGCGGTTGCTAAACTTGACGTAGCCTGTTTTACGGGTTCGATGGTAGGGTtgggtttcttttttttaggtaCTGGTGGCTCTGGTTGTTTCGGTTCTGGTTGTTTTGGTGCTGGTTCGGTCAcctagaaaataataaaagatagATACGggcttaatatattttaaaattgtgaataaaaacaaataaattaataaacatatATTGAAAACCCCCCCAGGAGTGGCGTTCTATCTCTTTCCCAATTGCATTCGTTAGCATTTTCCTACTTTGCTTAGTAAATGCAGACTCTAAATTTATATTGGTCGATTTTGAAGCTCTACGGCGTTCCTATGTAGGAAAGGCCCTCAAAAGTTAAagtttcttcaagaaatttctataaaaaacaaaagttatcgataacttttctatagaaaacaaaagtaatcgaaaaattttgtaaagaagttatcgataaattttctatagaaaataaaagttatcgataagttttctatggaaatcgaaagtaatcgaaaaactttgtaaagaagacaagttatcgataacttttctacagaaaaccaaagttatcgataaattttctatagaaatcgaaagttatcgataacttttctatagaaaacaaaagtaatcgaaaaactttgtaaagaagacaagttatcgataaattttctatagaaaataaaagttatcgataacttttctatagaaaataaaagttatcgataacttttctatggaaatcgaaagtaatcgaaaaattttgtaaagaaaacaagttatcgataaattttctatagaaaacaaaagttattgataacttttctatagaaaacaaatgttatcgataacttttatagagaaaacaaaagatatcgattacttttctatagtaaacaaaattatcgataactttttatagaaaattaatgttatcgataacttttctctattaaaccaaagttatcgataacttttctatagaagtctaaagttatcgataaattttctattgaaaacaaaagttatcgataacttttctatagtaaacaaaagttatcgataatttttatatagcaatcgaaagttatcgataaattttctaaagaaaaccaaagttatcgataaattttctatagaaatctaaagttatcgataaattttctatagaaacttaaagttatcgataacttttctctataaaacaaatgttatcgataacttttctatagaaaacaaaagttatcgataatttttctctattaaaccaaagttatcgataacttttctatagaaatctaaattatcgataacttttctatagtaaacaaaagttatcgataatttttatatagcaattgaaagttatcgataaattttctaaagaaaatcaaagttatcgatacattttctatagaaaactaaattatcgataacatttctatagaaacctaaagttatcgataacttttctctataaaacaaaagttatcgataatttttctaaagaaatctaaagttatcgataatttttctaaagaaatcaaaagttatcgataaattttctaaagaaaaccaaagttatcaataaattttctatagaatcgaaaaaaaaatgatcacgataaaaaaaatacagatttGTGTGTACTCACATTCAAACACCTCATCGAACTGACCGTTTCCACAGAGTTCACAACATTTACAGAGCAAGTGGAACAGTTCTCATTTACAGGCGTCAATTCAACCGAGTTCAAAAATGAGTCCAAGGCATTAAAGTAAAATAGCGATGGTTTGTAAGGTCCATTTGGATCGTTTTTTCGATTTAAAGTCCGTCTATATTCGCGCCTATAACAGGTACGCAATAAATTTATGCGCCTACGTAAATCATTTTTATCAGCATTTGGCTGAGATTCCCGgtatttctgcaataaaatattatattgcaCGTCTTTTATGCGGCGATTAGTATAATCCGGACTCCTTACATCCCACAGGGCGGGTAAGGTGCGATAAACTTCAATCAGTTCGAGAATTTGCTTTCTTTCTGGCATCGAAGTCATCTCGTGTCACAATCAACAACCGCACTTTTCAAAATACTCTTTTCAAATGAATGTTTGTTTCAAATTATCAAGCTTATGGCCCCCTTCAACACTCAAACATGCCATCAAGCATTCATTgtgaaataaacaacaacaaaaaacaacaagcaGAATTGTGTTTCCAGCATGGTTGGCTGATGTTATTACGTAATTGCTGGCTGATATTCTGTATAGAATTTGGTATTCTCAAGCACTTGGTTATATGCTTGTCATACAATTTGAATGGTTGTTTTAATTTCTCTACTATAGTAGACACAAATGTGTGCTGTTTGCCATCATACTGTTTCTATTAAACGGGGCCTGTTTTGCTAaacattttcaatgttttttttgttgggtCTCTCTATCTCTGTTTTTCTTCTCATTCTCTGTGTATTTGCTTGTTTGAGACAGACGGgcaaaataaaacaacacaaTTGTGTATATACTATTAGGGTTACTAGGTAATTTTCATCGCTGCCCactatcaaaattaaaaatatccccAAAATTccccaaatatagtttttcttgcGTAAAAAGAGTCTttactatataaaacaaaaattatggaTCAATTtgctatataaaaatttttctatagaagcaaaagttattgataacttttctaatataaa belongs to Calliphora vicina chromosome 4, idCalVici1.1, whole genome shotgun sequence and includes:
- the LOC135957884 gene encoding uncharacterized protein LOC135957884, with protein sequence MTSMPERKQILELIEVYRTLPALWDVRSPDYTNRRIKDVQYNILLQKYRESQPNADKNDLRRRINLLRTCYRREYRRTLNRKNDPNGPYKPSLFYFNALDSFLNSVELTPVNENCSTCSVNVVNSVETVSSMRCLNVTEPAPKQPEPKQPEPPVPKKKKPNPTIEPVKQATSSLATAPDTSQQMANVWGQKLSKMERMQRIIAERVINEVMFNAELGLLNTNTGLTNIGTVYHIQSSPAFTEPKEEIVTIETNDIFGI